The window gttgtatttcCCACTCATCTTTCACAATAAATCCCTATGTGCAGCTGTTTATGGCACAGCCTGAAAGTTCTGCATGGGGTGTCTTCCCATCTCCACTCACCCATCCCCTCAATACCCTCTCCCcgaccccccaccccacccccaaacactcatacacaaagacacacatacacactcacacatacaccatCCCTATCACCATTGTCCAAACCCCTCCGTCCTCTctcctgtctccctccctctctgtctgcgTTGGGCTGGCATGTGATGGTGGCACTGGTGtgttctcttcctctcccccttGTTTACTAACAGACGCAGACCAGACTGGAGCATGCCCACATTAAGGAGCTTGAACAGAGCCTGCTCTTTGAAAAGACCAAAGCTGAGAAACTCCAAAGAGAGTTAGAAGACACTAGGGTAATGAATTCTGCTCTGCAGTGTGCTGCGTTGGAAAAGGGGGCTTGGGCCGGGGATAGTGGCCGAAAAGGGTACAGAGAAGTCCTGAGCAGTAACTGAAGCTTTGCTTTGTATTGGCTTGTGGTGAATGAATCCCACAAATGCATTTTATGgcttaacataaaaaaatactccTCCTCTtacaacaaacaaattaaatcaaatagtTCATCATCTGTAAAATTAGATTAGCAAACTCAGCTAGAGAATGATTTTGTAACCATTTTCTCCTCCTGAAATGTTAACCCTACTCacattttaaattgatttgTTTCAAATTGTTTTACATTGAGAAATATAATATTCTTTTACAACTACCAAAATACAACCACATGCATCTTTCAGTTGTCTTGCCTGACAGCTTCCTTAATTGCACCATTTTCCAATAAGTTACCCAACCTGAACTCACTCTTGCTTTACTGGTATCACCGCTTAACCAGACAGACAAACTTCTCCCTTGTCCCTAGCTAATCATTTTCTCGGTTATCCTTTGTTCTACTTCCCCAGTCCTTCCCAGCATCCATTTGTCCTGCTTATTTGGTGTCCCTGCGTTTTTGCTAGTCTTAAACCTGCTCCATCTCCCAGACTACGCATCAGTGTGTTCCCCTAGAGTAGTATAGTTATAAGGGgtatcaataaaaatatagttcTTTAGTTTCATGAAGATGAGGGTGATAGTTTCTACAGGTGCTGTTTTGACAAttaatttatcaagaaaatgatTATATTGATAAAATGATTCATCTGTCCTAACAAAGCCATTACTGTAAATAAGTCAAAGCAGCAAAAAAGACTCATATTTGAGAACTTAAGTGCAGTACATCAGTGTAAACATGTCAATGCTCCCCTCAGGTTCTTTCATTATAGTTAAATGGATGGTGGAAAATGTCTTACACACTGCTACAGCTCCATACATGCTTTCAGTGTTCACGTCCATTATTTGAATCATACCCTTTATAGCCACAAGAGGTCAGTATAATGCCTTTTTTGGAAACCATCTCCTCTCATTAAGAAAGCAAATTGAACAGTTTTTCTATCTGAATACATTACTTGAGTTTGGACAGGTTTTAccattacaaagtgctttgttGTCTATTATTGCAGTGCAATTTACCAATTAGTTTTTATCTGTTCAATATCAGTCAAAGTATGCTTAAGTCTCACTGGTTCAGTATGTCAGATTGGGACACATGTTTGAATATAAGATTTCTGCTTTCAAAGGTTGCTACTGTGTCGGAAAGATCCCGTATTATGGAGCTTGAGAGGGACCTTTCCCTGCGAACCAGAGAGGTAGCTGACCTGCAGCTACGTCTTGGGACCCAACAGGGCTCTGAGGACTCAGATTCTACTATTTCTCCCCTTCTGGAAGAGATAAACTCTCTGAGGGATCAGCTGGCTTCCCAAGAAGCTAAGCAGCAAGAAGAGCAGGCGAATTACAAGGAGAAGTTGGAATCTCAAGAAAAGACCCACACAGAGGCAGTTGCCCAGCTTCAAGCTACATCCATTAAGCTCTCCGGTGATAACGAGCAGCTGCAGATGCGCTTAAGCCAGGCTGAGAAGGAGAATGCCGACAGTATCGAACAGTGGCGTTCCAAGTTAGAGTCTGCCATTTCTTCTCATCAGCAAGCCATGGAGGAGCTGAAGCTGTCTTTCAGTCAAGGTGCAGGTGAGCAGGCAACAGAGCTTGTAGAAACCAAAAGTGCACTAGAGAGGCTGAAGTTGGAGCACAATTTGGCTCTAGAGGAGGCTGGAGCCAAACATGAAGCTGACACTAAAGCTTGGAGTCAGGAAGTGCAGGCACTAAAGGCAGAGCTGTTGTCCTTGACTGAAGACAAGGAGCGACTGGAAGAGTCGCTACGGTCCAGCGTTGAAAGAGCTGAGGAGCAGCACCTTGTGGAAATGGAGGATGTCCTTGGAAAGCTTCATGCCGCAGAACTTATGGTAAAAGAGCTTGAGGAGAAACGAGCAACGTTGGCACAACAGGCCCAAGACAAGGATGGACAAACCAAAGAGCAGATGGCAGAACTGGTGGCTTTGCGCAGCCAAGTGGCACAAGGTAACCAGGAACTTGTGACCCTGAAGACTCAGTTAGAGGAGGTTCAGAGCCAAGAACACTCAAAGGGTACCAAGGTGCGTTCTTAATCTCTCCCTGACTATTGTAATACCCCATTTTAGTGTGTCTCATCTTTTATCAAAGTGGTGTtaatctttcattttcagacaataattctctgccatttttttgctaatgttttgtttgatgTGCTTACCCATATTTCTTTGCTGTTTGCATTTGccctctgtattttttttacttgatatgTACTGTAGGTTAGTGAATTGAGCTCTCTGGTGGAGGGCCGGCAGCAGGAAGTCCTCTCCCTACAGCAGAGTTTGACCACCGTACAGCAGGAGAAGGACGCACTGGAGCAGGAACTTGGAGGCCTGGTGAGGCTTATCACTTAATTTTTGAAGTTGATACATGCAGTTCCTCTTTTACTTTGGGATTGCAGTCACTTGTCTTTTCATATCagcattaataaacatttttgatgaagatctcatcaatacattttttcagagaattgtgaccaagatgCACTGAGCAGGACCTTTCTAAACTACCTTAAATGTATCTTTAAACATTTTGCTACTGCAGTTTTTTGTTACTTATTGGCCAACATATACACAGATACCgatatacagtatctgcaaTGAGCGAATACAAGCAAATATGTCTGTTTGTCTGATGTATCTGTTGGTCTTACACATGACTACATGGGATACATATGCTGGACAACCCATGAAAATGTTAAACAACCGTCTTGAAACTTTAACAAAAAGTTGACGccaaagtatttttttcccacAGAAACAAAAGTTGTCCGAAAGCACAGAAGAGCAGACTAAATCAGCAAAAACTATGCAAGGTAAATGTATCAGTGATTGTTTTGTTCagtgagtgaaatgtttttccTACCACCTTTTCCCATCATTTTCCAGTATTTGGCTTTTACAAACTTCTAGCATCTAAAATGAAgcacttttctttttgtagAAACTCTTGAGAAGCTCAGTAAGAAGGAAGAGCAGTGCACATCCCTGACTACAGAATCAGAGTCTCTTAAAAGTCAACTTAATGGTAAGAACATTAGAACCGCAATCtcttttatgttaaatgttttgtaagAAGGTTGCATAATTGCTGTAGTCTCATAAAGTTGTACCGAAAAACAACAATAGAAATTTAATTGAAAAGCAAAagataattttacattttgtcattttttgtttctttctcatgCCATAAAAACCCTTTGACTTTATGAACAAACTTTTATTCTTTGTCTTTACTAAGGGCTGGAGAGGAAGCTCaagactgcagatgaaaagcTTGAGCAGCTTGCAAATGACAAAAGCAAGCTGGAAAATGATATTTCAGACATGATGAAGGCATCTGGTGATAGTTCAGTCCAGCTGACCAAAATGAATGAAGACCTCATTCAGAAAGAAAGGTACCACCTTTTATTATACTCTACTCCTTTATAACTTAATTACTGCACTTTAAAcaagatgtatttatttatattatttataatcatTTTTCCAGAtctgttgcttttgttttattccattctgtagtctgtttgttttttaattatctaacctgtcactctttttttcatcatcactCAGGAGGCTTGAGGAGTTCCAGAGTCAGCTtgcagaggagaaggagaaggtgGCGCACTTGAATGAAAAACTCCAGCAGGAACTGTCCCGCAAAGACCAGGAGCTGAAAGAGACCAGAGATACACATCAGTCTCAAATAAGTAGCCTTCAGGAGAAAATTGCTGCCTTGGTTAGTAGCGTAGGGCACAAATGATTGGTTTATGTATGAGAATCATatgtcaaacaaagagaaatagtTTTATagacataaaaatgtgtaataCTTGGTTTATACAATGGAAAAGGTGTTTCCTTTAGTCACTTGCTGCCTCAAAACTGTTTTCTAGGAGAAGACTGTGCAGCAGGGTGAGACCCTGGCTGAGGAGCTGAAGACTTCACAGGGGAAAGCTCTCTCCCAGGCCTCAGAGCTCCATGCGAAGGAGCTTGAGGTGCTGCGAGGTCAGGTTGACAAGTTGAACCAGGAGCTGTCCTCCTCCAAGGACAAAACCCAGGAGCTGCAGAAGCTGGTATCTGAGCTGCAGCCATACAAGGAACAGGTTCAGGTAAGAACAAACCTGCAGAGGTACACATTACTCAAATCGCCACATTTGATGTAAAATGGTATTTATGTACTCCTGATTTTACTAATGTTCGTTCATATAAGATCATCACCCATGCTTTTTGTTGATGAGAAACTTACACCATAAAATTCAGCCTCTTCCCCAAATCAGTTGGATGTCAAGAACGTCACTttgtacacaaaaacaaaatgtgaaatcaatCTTCACAACAAAGTTATATCTGACTATTTGTAACTGGGTAACATTATGTtgatatcatgatatgagactagatatcatcttagattttggacattgtaatattgtgatatggtATAAGTgatgtcttttcctggttttaaaggctgtcttacagtaaagtgatgtaattttctgaacttaccagactgttctagctgttctattatttgtgTTTAACCACTTAGTCAtcatatccacattactgataaTTATTTAccaaaatctcattgtgtaaatattttgtgaaagcaccaatagtcatccctacaatattgttgcaatgtcaatattaaggtatttggtcaaaaatattgtaatatttgattttgtctatATCGTCCAGCCCATGggtaacatttttttgttttcatttaacattttcactCTTAATTACCATCATATAGATTATTGTGTTAAGTTTCTCACTTCCTCCTGACATTAAGGCTAATATATCATGGACTACATGCTTGCAGGGGTACACCTAAGAAATTTATATCTTGGATTTATATTTGAGACTATTTATGGTTATTGGAAAAGCTAAATAAATccttaaaagcaaaaatgtagTTTAACCAGTTTGATCTGGCTGTGAAATGGATAAAGCACTGGCTAGGATTAAAGTTGAATGGATTTAAAGTTGAAAGATTAAAGTTGGATAAAATCAGTGTTACAGATGTTCAGTTACCACTTACATAGAGTGTGTTTAGTTAGTTATTCAAACCAAATGACATGATGAGATAACAGCTTTTATAAGTACCCTTGCTAGCATTGGTTATCAGCTTGATGTTTCATCTAAGTACTACATTTTCACTTACAtaagtttcatttttatgtctaTTTTCACATGATGGCTGGGATTCATTGTCACAATTGGCATATACTTTTTCTGTTCACTTTCATCGATtttgaaaaaccaaaaaaaacgaCATAAAGTAAGTACTGTATCAGATGCTGCAGGTGATTGTAGTCATACACTCTGACAGCCAGCAGCCACTTATTTGTTTACATACCAGCCAAAATTATTGatattaatgtaattaacaGATGTATTTAAGTCAAGTAAGAGCTGAAGTGAAAATGTCtgccttttatattttttaagtcATTGTGGTGTAAGCTGTGGTGTAATCCTTTGCCATTTTAATGCCTCTGCAGCTCAACCTTTCCAAATGCATATCACTTATGTCCATATCTGCTTGGTTTATTTTGGATTCATTCTTACTTTTCCCTGTATATATAttcccctcctttttttttcttccaactTTATTTTCCCAGTGTCTTTCTGCTGAGCTTGACTCCTACAAGCATGATGTTGAACATATGTCCAAAAAACTGGAAAAGCAGAATATAGATCTGGAGCACATGTGTAAGGAAAGTGAGAATGTTAAAGCTGAGAAATGCAGACTGGAGAAACAGCTCTCAGATGTTCAGAGCAAGCTCTCTGCTCTTGAGATAAGTCACAAAGAGCTTTCAGTCCAGAAAGAAGAACTGCTAGAAACCAGAGATAAGCTTTCAAAACATCAAGAGGAACTACTTGCCAACAACAAGCGTTCAGATGAAGAAAGAACCTCATTGAACAAGGAGCTGGAGAAGCTCAAAAATGATCTTCAGGATGtacagactgaaaacaaaaacctgaagcaTGCTAAAGGCGAATACCAGGCCCAAACTGAGGAGCTTCAAAGACAAAATGCAGAGAAGAATGACATGCTCCTAAAGCACCAGCAGGACATCCAGCAGATTGAGGCTAAAAAGAAGCAACTACTCGAGGATTATGAAAATGCCTGCAAAGAAAGGAGCAGGCTTGAAGAGGACCTCAGTGAAAGCAGGTCTAAGCTCACATCTGAGAAGGACAATTTGATTTTAGAGAGAGATGCTGCTAGAAATGCCAAAAAGTCTCTTGATGCAAAGAATGCTGAGTTGCAGGCCAAACTTAAATCGTTGAACTTGGAGAAAGAAGATCTCACGATGAAGAATACCCAGCTGCAGGCCCTCACAGAAACTTTAACAAAAGAGAAGGCAGAACTGTCCTCTGAAATCAGTGCAGCCATGTCAGATAAAAAGAGCCTCgagacagtgaaggaggagCTCCAGAATAAACTTGGCGTCACCAAGAAAGACTTGGAGAGTTCTGTCCGTGAATGTGAAGAACTTAAAGCCTCAAAACTGAGCCTAGCCCAGATGTTGGACGAGTTCAAGACGAGCAATCAGGTGACTGATTCTGAGAGGCTTCACCTTCTGCAGGAGAAAGATGACTTACTTGCGATCCAAAGAAAGGTCTGTAATGAAAAAGAAGAGCTCAtcaaagaaatagaagaattaAAGGAGAAGCTTAAAGTCTCAACAGAAGAACTGTCTCAGTCCAATGACAAACTGAAAGACACATTATCATCTTTTGAGCAAGAGAAGCAAGCATTTCGGCTTCAGAGTTCTGAAACTGAGATGGCTTTACATGCCGTACGAAAAGACAAAATGAGCCTGGAATCAGCACTAGAGCAGCAGAAGATGGATTATGAGCGTTTGGCAGGGGAGAAGGGAGAGTTAGAAGAGAAGCACACAAAAGCCACTTCTGAGAAAAGTGCTCTTTCTCTTGAGCGAGATAAGCTAGCTAGCGATATCCGAACAACTAAAGACCAGTTGGATAGTTACTCCAGATCTAATGCTGATCTTAGTCAAGAGAAGTCTCATTTAACAGCAACGCTAGAGGAAACAAAACGTCAGAAAGACGTAGTTGAAGCCGAGATTAACTCTTTGAAACGAGAAAAGGCtgatttacaaaatgaactGCAGAAACATAACTCTGATATTGAACTACTTGAAAAGGGCAAAGCTGAACTTGTTCAAGAGCATAGTAAACTAAAAATGGATTTTGAAAAAGCTAATTTGGAACTTGTTCAACAGGTAGATAAACTTACAAACGATTGTCAACGTCTGCAATCATTGCAGACTgaatctgacaaaaaaatgcaGTCCTTGCAGACAGAGAATCAAGGGCTGCTTCAGGAGCTCCAGGAGTTAAAATGCCAGACTGAATCAATATCGGAGGCCAAGCTCCTTCTTCAGAGCCAGCTACAGGCTGAATCTAGTGAAAGGAATAAAGTTATTCTTGATAAGGATGCTCTCTCCAAGCAAATTGAAGAGATGCAAAAAATGTTGTCCAAacttacaaaagaaaatgaagagattTCTTCTAACTTCAAGAATGCTGATGAGCAAAAGAAGTCTTTTATGGTGGATATAGAGGCTATTAGCACACAATTGAAGCAGCGTGAGCAAGAAACTAGTAGGTTGTCTGAAGATAAAGACCAGCTATTATCTAAACTTGAGGAGATGGACAAACAAGTGGCCACCCTGACCACAGAGAAGGAGAACCTTTTAGCCGGACAGTGTAAATTGGAGcaggacatttctcttctcaACACTGGCCAAGAAAACTGGCTCACAGAAAAGTCAAGGCTCCTTGAAAAGTTAGAGAAGTTGCAGGCTAGCCAGCAACAACTAGAGGTTGATGTCAAGACCCTACAAACTGATAAAGAACGTTTGGAAAAGCAGTACAAGACTGCTGCTGCAGAGGTATCAGCTTCTGCCGTTGTGAAAGAAGAAATTTCCTCCAGCATCTCACAGTTAACAGCTCAGAAGGATGCCCTGCAGGTGGAGAGAGATGAAGCCACCCAGCGAGTCAGGCAGCTCGAGTCCCAACTAAACAATGCTCTTTCTAAGCAGCTTGAGGTATTCCTCCAGTAGTaatcactgacacacactgtagAGTGGCTGGGGCTATGTCACCTTCTCACTGCATGCTTGCTGGTGCGTCTCCCTTTCccctttacttttatttttgtgccTAACTTTCATCTTCCATTTACTAACCGCTGTTGACTGCCTTTAGTTCCCAGCCTTTACTTGCTCTCCTGTGGACTTATAACGTGATCTAACATGACAGGCAAAATTCTTCAGTTTCACATTATTATGTAGGTCTAAAGTGATCTTGACAACACACACCATCTGATggtgtttcatatttcatttgattGTATAAATGATGTAAACAGACTTATTAAAAAAGCTAGATGTGGGAATTTCTCAACATATTGCTGTGAGTTTAGTTTTGCagttcaaaaggaaaaaaatagtttttagaAATTATAGCACCAGTCTGTTTTACAATGTCATTTTGTCCAATTTTGAGGTTTTTGGATTTGACTTCATGCAAAATCTCTTTGAGCAGACTGCGAATTACActtcaaaaacaatacaaacagaaaaatgaagtATCTTGACACGCTAGATTTTAGGGGCTATTGAAGGAGAACAGATTGTTACTTCATCATTTAGGATTAATTTTAGCAGTGGTATGATTTGAGAAAGTCCTACACAGACGGcttgaccttttttttccttatctgaCTAGTTGCGTAAGTGACTGGAAAGTTCTTATCTGTATCCGTTCTGAGGCCACAGGTTATAGAATATTTGCGTATGTCATAGTTATTTTCCACCTTAGTGTAATAATTGTTATTTCTTAATAGGCATGTACTTCAAAATTAAAAGGACCTGAAATTTGGGTAATTGattatcaataattaaaataagttaATTCCTTAGGCATGTCATTAATTTATTCAGTAATATTAAAATGAGATCATTGGTTGTGGTCAAATGATGCATTATGAATTGCTTCATAAAATGACCTGCAAATATCTCATCCTGGTTGGTTGAGGTCATCAACCAGTTACTGCtcttaatataaaacatttcttgACGAATATTCCTGCTCATGCACGGTTTAGGCTTCAGAGGCTTCCGGCAAGACTGCTGAAGCTCTCGAGCAGCTGACAAAAGAGAAATCCAGTTTGCTGCAGGAGAAGAACGAAGCTCAAGCTTTGCTGGAGGAGCTCCGGCGTTCTAAGCAGGAGATGGAGACTGAGGTAAGAGATGAGTGTTTGCAGAGAAAATGCTAAAGCTTTAAGTGACTGAGTGGAGAGAGAAACGGAATGAAGTGAAAACTTTGGTATATGTGTCttgaaattgtaaatatgtCTTCATTCGTTTAGCTGGACGGTTTGAAGAAAGAGAATTCTCAGCACCAAGAAGATCTGAATGTATCCAAACAGCAGCTTTGCACAGAAACTGAGAAGACCAAGAGTCTGTGTCAGGAAATGTGAGTCTTCCTCAGTTTTGGCTGTTGGAATAACTGAATCCATTCGATGTGAATAGTATGATGTCATTAGAGGGTTACAGTAAATCAGTCAGAATATTTTGAATGattttaacatttgtgtttgtattcagtGAGAAGCTTAAAGAAGCGGTTTCTGTGAAGTCGCAGTCGCTGCAGAAGCTGCAGGATGAGAACAAGAAGCTGACTCAGGACCTCGATAGCAAACACAAAGGCCAGAGTGATCTTGTGAAGGTGCATCAACTTTacatcttttatttaaaaagcatcAGAATATTTTGATTATAAGCTATTGATCTGCTGATCATGATTTAATTGaaactgtttgttttctagTTCA is drawn from Thunnus albacares chromosome 2, fThuAlb1.1, whole genome shotgun sequence and contains these coding sequences:
- the clip1a gene encoding CAP-Gly domain-containing linker protein 1 isoform X5, which gives rise to MSSAKGSGIKVPSKIARPPGTGAPKTNPGTAGAKVAAADKSAASASGGDAQNAGEDFQVGERVWVNGNKPGYIQFLGETQFAPGQWAGIVLDEPIGKNDGSVAGVRYFQCEALRGIFTRPSKLSRTEGEANGTQTAPPSRAASPTPSVSSVASHTPAKKSTLPSTTTSAKKTSSTTPATPATPSSNLARTNSESVSNLSETGSVKKGERELKMGDRVLVGGTKAGVVRFLGETDFAKGEWCGVELDEPLGKNDGAVAGTRYFQCQPKYGLFAPVHKVTRIGFPSTTPAKAKTTVRKVVATPSGLKRSPSASSISTMSSVASSVSAKPSRTGLLTETSSRYNRKISGTTALQEALKEKQQHIEQLMAERDMERAEVAKATSHAGEMQQEITLLRDDQEQMESKMDQLRALVEAADKDKVELLNQLEEERRKVEDLQFRVEEACITKGDLEVATVSERSRIMELERDLSLRTREVADLQLRLGTQQGSEDSDSTISPLLEEINSLRDQLASQEAKQQEEQANYKEKLESQEKTHTEAVAQLQATSIKLSGDNEQLQMRLSQAEKENADSIEQWRSKLESAISSHQQAMEELKLSFSQGAGEQATELVETKSALERLKLEHNLALEEAGAKHEADTKAWSQEVQALKAELLSLTEDKERLEESLRSSVERAEEQHLVEMEDVLGKLHAAELMVKELEEKRATLAQQAQDKDGQTKEQMAELVALRSQVAQGNQELVTLKTQLEEVQSQEHSKGTKVSELSSLVEGRQQEVLSLQQSLTTVQQEKDALEQELGGLKQKLSESTEEQTKSAKTMQETLEKLSKKEEQCTSLTTESESLKSQLNGLERKLKTADEKLEQLANDKSKLENDISDMMKASGDSSVQLTKMNEDLIQKERRLEEFQSQLAEEKEKVAHLNEKLQQELSRKDQELKETRDTHQSQISSLQEKIAALEKTVQQGETLAEELKTSQGKALSQASELHAKELEVLRGQVDKLNQELSSSKDKTQELQKLVSELQPYKEQVQCLSAELDSYKHDVEHMSKKLEKQNIDLEHMCKESENVKAEKCRLEKQLSDVQSKLSALEISHKELSVQKEELLETRDKLSKHQEELLANNKRSDEERTSLNKELEKLKNDLQDVQTENKNLKHAKGEYQAQTEELQRQNAEKNDMLLKHQQDIQQIEAKKKQLLEDYENACKERSRLEEDLSESRSKLTSEKDNLILERDAARNAKKSLDAKNAELQAKLKSLNLEKEDLTMKNTQLQALTETLTKEKAELSSEISAAMSDKKSLETVKEELQNKLGVTKKDLESSVRECEELKASKLSLAQMLDEFKTSNQVTDSERLHLLQEKDDLLAIQRKVCNEKEELIKEIEELKEKLKVSTEELSQSNDKLKDTLSSFEQEKQAFRLQSSETEMALHAVRKDKMSLESALEQQKMDYERLAGEKGELEEKHTKATSEKSALSLERDKLASDIRTTKDQLDSYSRSNADLSQEKSHLTATLEETKRQKDVVEAEINSLKREKADLQNELQKHNSDIELLEKGKAELVQEHSKLKMDFEKANLELVQQVDKLTNDCQRLQSLQTESDKKMQSLQTENQGLLQELQELKCQTESISEAKLLLQSQLQAESSERNKVILDKDALSKQIEEMQKMLSKLTKENEEISSNFKNADEQKKSFMVDIEAISTQLKQREQETSRLSEDKDQLLSKLEEMDKQVATLTTEKENLLAGQCKLEQDISLLNTGQENWLTEKSRLLEKLEKLQASQQQLEVDVKTLQTDKERLEKQYKTAAAEVSASAVVKEEISSSISQLTAQKDALQVERDEATQRVRQLESQLNNALSKQLEASEASGKTAEALEQLTKEKSSLLQEKNEAQALLEELRRSKQEMETELDGLKKENSQHQEDLNVSKQQLCTETEKTKSLCQEIEKLKEAVSVKSQSLQKLQDENKKLTQDLDSKHKGQSDLVKFKDEHSKLKKQLEELKQSESTLKEQLDKEKAALQQSIHKNSALISEKDQMVENMRSELAALREKNASEKTLQGTIQALERDKAHLQERVQRLEEDQAAGPDAINKSTGDAVLDQLREDKETAESQAAIEFLNSVIVDLQRKNEELKDKLEKMAAAALNGNNQSELDNYDSLDKEPVKKKPPPRLFCDICDCFDLHDTEDCPTQMQMPDSPPHTTYHGNKGEERPYCDICEVFGHWTESCNDDQTF